One Clostridium estertheticum DNA segment encodes these proteins:
- a CDS encoding peptidylprolyl isomerase, whose protein sequence is MDNKVLAIVNGNEITQKDIERSLLRFPQETQEYYKTEEGKKQFLDQIINFELIYNYALDSDMKNEPEYIEQVALVEKDILIQIGVKNIMADVDITEEEIKKYYESNSEMFKSEESASAKHILVDTLEQMEEIKSEISNGMSFEEAAQKHSKCPSAAQGGNLGSFTRGRMVPEFEKAAFELEVGEISEPVKTQFGYHLIKLDEKSSQDVKSLEESRQLIVKNILNQKQNEKYISSVTELKSKYAVELK, encoded by the coding sequence ATGGATAATAAAGTTTTAGCAATAGTAAATGGAAATGAAATAACTCAAAAAGATATAGAAAGATCATTATTAAGGTTTCCACAGGAAACACAAGAGTACTACAAAACAGAAGAGGGTAAGAAACAATTCTTAGATCAAATCATAAATTTTGAATTAATATATAATTATGCTCTTGATAGTGATATGAAAAATGAACCAGAGTATATAGAACAAGTGGCATTAGTAGAAAAAGATATTTTAATACAAATAGGTGTGAAAAATATAATGGCTGATGTGGATATAACTGAAGAAGAAATTAAAAAATACTATGAAAGCAATAGTGAAATGTTTAAAAGTGAAGAGAGTGCATCAGCTAAACACATATTAGTAGATACACTGGAACAAATGGAAGAAATCAAATCAGAAATATCTAATGGGATGTCTTTTGAAGAAGCGGCTCAAAAACACTCTAAATGCCCATCAGCGGCTCAAGGTGGAAATTTAGGTAGCTTTACTAGAGGCAGAATGGTTCCTGAATTTGAAAAGGCGGCTTTTGAATTAGAAGTTGGTGAAATAAGTGAACCTGTTAAGACTCAATTTGGATATCATTTAATAAAATTAGATGAGAAAAGTTCACAAGATGTTAAATCTTTGGAAGAGTCTAGACAACTGATTGTAAAAAATATTTTAAACCAAAAACAAAATGAAAAATATATAAGCTCTGTAACGGAATTAAAAAGCAAATACGCTGTAGAATTAAAATAA
- a CDS encoding M20 family metallopeptidase translates to MKQEIISYLSTIKDDIHNLSKYLYDNPETSYKEYKGCSYIINMLKDHNFEIQENYCNIPTSFYAEYGSGHPKICYICKYTATENVGHIFGNNVNASISTAAALGLSKVISKSGGSVILLGCPGGYSNGSELTLTKEKCFEDIDVIIAPHSDISNAESGTSMATIPIKIVYRQDINTKNKELSNFSSLDTYLFILNALNQLIKGLNKSLSIDAVSIKNVSSCPNSFSKSEAKLYLTATKLTEAKVLEKTVLDLTRSMSEIMNMTADISLFELPSEELLTNKSLSRIFTHNLKESGIIDIEPCKNARYGLGIGSISHITPCIYPSIAITQKSLISCPSQAFALETQTDFSKDNTIKAAIALAITGLDIIEKEDLLKEITVEVK, encoded by the coding sequence ATGAAACAAGAGATTATAAGTTATTTAAGTACTATAAAAGACGATATACATAATTTATCTAAATACCTCTATGATAATCCAGAAACAAGTTATAAAGAATATAAGGGTTGTTCCTATATAATAAATATGTTAAAAGATCATAATTTCGAAATACAAGAAAACTATTGTAATATTCCTACTTCTTTTTATGCTGAATACGGGAGTGGTCATCCTAAGATATGTTATATATGCAAGTATACAGCCACCGAAAATGTAGGTCATATTTTTGGTAATAACGTAAATGCAAGTATTTCTACTGCAGCAGCCCTGGGTTTATCAAAGGTAATATCTAAAAGTGGTGGGAGTGTAATTTTACTAGGATGTCCAGGTGGTTACTCCAATGGATCAGAATTGACACTAACAAAAGAAAAATGTTTTGAAGATATTGATGTTATCATTGCACCTCACTCTGATATAAGCAATGCAGAAAGTGGTACCTCCATGGCTACCATTCCAATTAAAATTGTGTATAGGCAAGATATTAATACTAAGAATAAAGAGCTTAGTAACTTTTCATCTTTAGATACCTATTTGTTTATACTTAATGCCTTAAATCAATTAATAAAAGGATTAAACAAGAGTTTATCTATTGATGCTGTCTCTATAAAGAATGTATCCTCTTGTCCTAACTCATTTTCTAAGTCCGAGGCTAAACTATATTTGACAGCTACTAAACTAACTGAGGCTAAAGTATTAGAAAAAACTGTGTTGGATCTTACTAGATCAATGTCTGAAATAATGAATATGACTGCAGATATTAGCCTATTTGAATTACCTTCTGAAGAACTTTTAACTAATAAATCACTATCAAGGATATTTACACATAACTTAAAAGAATCCGGCATTATTGATATTGAACCATGTAAAAATGCAAGATATGGATTAGGTATAGGCTCTATAAGCCATATTACTCCATGCATATACCCCTCAATAGCTATTACACAGAAGTCCCTAATAAGTTGCCCATCGCAAGCATTTGCTCTAGAAACTCAGACAGACTTCAGTAAAGATAATACTATAAAAGCCGCAATAGCTCTTGCCATAACTGGGCTAGACATTATTGAAAAAGAAGATTTACTCAAAGAAATTACAGTTGAAGTAAAATAA
- a CDS encoding sigma factor G inhibitor Gin, translated as MKKEKCIICRKPLNDGIIINGRGICVNCEGRIIEAKANTDFYEYYKNCIRKTLVQFIPRGVTKDCQDYHL; from the coding sequence ATGAAAAAAGAAAAATGTATTATATGTAGAAAGCCTCTAAATGATGGTATAATAATAAATGGAAGAGGAATTTGTGTGAATTGCGAAGGAAGAATTATAGAAGCAAAGGCTAATACGGATTTCTATGAATATTACAAGAACTGTATAAGAAAGACTTTGGTACAGTTTATACCAAGAGGAGTGACTAAAGATTGTCAAGACTACCACTTGTAG
- a CDS encoding aminotransferase class I/II-fold pyridoxal phosphate-dependent enzyme, which translates to MSRLPLVEGVLKYIKERNIPFAMPGHKGGRGFLKTVKGKELYKNLIKGDITEVFGLDNLHCPEGIIEESQKLLSEYYGSIKSYFLVNGSTSGNLAMIFSCFNEGDKIIVERNCHRSIFNAIIMRKLKPVYIKNKINSKYDAPFPLDKEHFLYLINKNKDAKGIIVTYPNYYGICFDLPYVIEVARKYDMKVLVDAAHGAHFGASVLLPENPLKIGANMVVMSAHKTLPSLTQTAFLHVGEGIDTSKVDFYVSAFLSTSPSYMLLCSMDYARFYIEEYGENDYEKLIELCQFYKEKINSLGKFYILGPEDLHEMSVNHDEDINKYTMDLTRYILNVPKGYSGHKLLEYLRVNKIQAEMSDSRNVVLIFSPFNSQQDFKFLYKALKNCDMNTLKEEYVEIIDYDIPIPIMYPYEVMGMEKTMVELRKSAGKISAVAIVPYPPGIPIVMPGERLDEHTIDVIEYYMQCNVTVLGINEGKVETVEK; encoded by the coding sequence TTGTCAAGACTACCACTTGTAGAAGGAGTGTTAAAATATATAAAAGAAAGAAATATTCCATTTGCTATGCCAGGTCATAAAGGTGGGCGTGGATTTTTAAAAACGGTGAAAGGTAAGGAACTTTATAAAAATCTTATAAAAGGCGATATTACTGAGGTTTTCGGACTAGACAATCTTCATTGTCCAGAGGGCATAATAGAGGAATCTCAAAAGTTGTTGAGTGAATACTATGGAAGTATTAAATCTTATTTTCTAGTGAATGGAAGTACTAGTGGGAATCTAGCTATGATTTTCTCATGTTTTAACGAGGGCGACAAAATTATTGTAGAGAGAAATTGTCATCGTTCCATATTTAATGCCATTATCATGAGAAAATTGAAACCAGTATACATTAAGAATAAAATTAATTCTAAATATGATGCTCCTTTTCCCTTAGATAAGGAGCATTTTTTATATTTAATTAATAAAAATAAAGATGCTAAAGGTATTATTGTTACCTACCCTAATTATTATGGTATATGCTTCGATTTACCATATGTCATTGAAGTAGCTAGAAAATATGATATGAAGGTATTGGTAGATGCTGCACATGGTGCTCATTTTGGGGCATCGGTGTTATTACCTGAAAATCCTTTGAAAATAGGAGCAAATATGGTAGTTATGAGTGCACATAAAACACTACCTAGTTTAACACAAACAGCTTTTTTACATGTTGGTGAAGGTATTGATACTAGTAAAGTAGATTTTTATGTAAGTGCTTTTTTAAGTACAAGTCCCTCCTATATGCTTTTATGCTCTATGGATTATGCAAGATTTTATATTGAGGAGTATGGTGAAAATGACTATGAAAAGTTAATTGAACTCTGCCAGTTTTATAAAGAAAAAATTAATAGTCTAGGAAAATTTTATATTTTAGGACCTGAAGACTTACATGAGATGTCAGTAAATCATGATGAGGATATTAATAAGTATACTATGGATTTAACTAGGTATATACTAAATGTACCTAAAGGTTATAGTGGGCATAAATTATTAGAATATTTAAGAGTAAACAAAATTCAAGCTGAGATGAGTGATAGTAGAAACGTAGTTTTAATATTCTCTCCCTTTAATTCGCAGCAAGATTTTAAGTTCTTGTACAAAGCTCTTAAAAACTGTGATATGAATACTTTAAAAGAGGAATATGTAGAGATAATAGATTACGATATTCCAATTCCAATTATGTACCCATATGAAGTAATGGGTATGGAAAAAACTATGGTAGAGTTAAGAAAATCAGCGGGTAAAATAAGTGCTGTAGCAATAGTACCATATCCGCCAGGAATACCTATTGTAATGCCTGGAGAAAGACTAGATGAGCATACTATAGATGTAATAGAATATTACATGCAGTGCAATGTAACAGTGCTAGGAATTAATGAGGGAAAAGTTGAAACAGTAGAGAAATAG
- the tmk gene encoding dTMP kinase has protein sequence MEIGRLIALEGPDGSGKTTQIELLEGYLKQSGYEVVRTREPGGTEISEKIREIILDNDNSNMSYMCEALLYAASRAQLVNEVIKPALKSGKMVICDRFVYSSMVYQGIGRGLGIERIRSINQAALDGLEADLTFMITIPYEEGLKRKKMQGTLDRLENSGNEFHKKVFEGYLDICKKYDKIEVINGNRNVDEIHKDIIRAIKKIKL, from the coding sequence ATGGAAATTGGTCGTCTAATAGCATTAGAGGGTCCAGATGGTTCAGGAAAAACTACTCAAATAGAATTATTGGAAGGGTATCTAAAACAATCAGGATATGAGGTAGTAAGAACAAGAGAGCCTGGAGGAACAGAAATTAGCGAGAAAATCAGAGAAATAATATTAGATAACGATAATTCTAATATGAGCTATATGTGTGAAGCATTGCTCTATGCCGCGTCTCGTGCACAATTGGTTAATGAGGTTATAAAGCCAGCTTTAAAATCTGGCAAAATGGTCATATGTGATCGCTTTGTTTATTCTTCAATGGTGTATCAAGGAATTGGTAGAGGTCTTGGAATAGAGCGAATAAGAAGCATTAATCAAGCTGCCTTAGATGGACTAGAGGCAGATTTAACTTTTATGATTACCATCCCCTATGAGGAGGGACTAAAGAGGAAAAAAATGCAGGGGACTTTAGATCGATTAGAAAACAGTGGAAATGAGTTTCACAAAAAAGTTTTTGAAGGTTACTTAGATATTTGTAAAAAATATGATAAAATAGAAGTAATCAATGGCAATAGAAATGTAGATGAAATACATAAAGATATAATAAGGGCTATTAAAAAAATAAAATTATAA
- a CDS encoding cyclic-di-AMP receptor gives MKLVIAIVQDDDASDLIEVITDKDFRVTKLATTGGFLKSGNTTLLIGVEKEKVDEVLAIIKDVCKSRKQIVTSPSPVAGSTGVYMPFPIEVDAGGANVFVVDVDKYIKV, from the coding sequence ATGAAATTAGTTATTGCAATAGTACAAGATGATGATGCAAGTGATTTAATTGAGGTAATAACAGATAAAGATTTTAGAGTTACAAAACTCGCCACAACAGGTGGGTTTCTAAAATCAGGAAATACAACATTGCTAATAGGTGTGGAGAAAGAAAAGGTAGATGAAGTTTTGGCTATTATAAAGGATGTATGCAAGTCAAGAAAGCAAATAGTAACATCACCTTCACCTGTAGCAGGATCAACAGGAGTATATATGCCTTTTCCTATTGAAGTTGACGCAGGTGGAGCAAATGTATTTGTAGTTGATGTAGATAAGTATATAAAGGTATAA
- a CDS encoding DNA polymerase III subunit delta', with amino-acid sequence MSFESIIGHDNIKNQISKSINLDKLSHAHLLVGEDGIGKSKLARNIGLKILGKNKDMQYADLVEWHIEKNKSTIGVGSIRTLIEEINKKPYEGDKKVIIIYEADKMTPQAQNAYLKTIEEPPVNVTILLLCENLEVILDTIKSRCQIHKLKSLTVDEMEKFLKINYPNLSLEEIKVIVAFSDGIPGKAERFIGDSNFKDIRNITLEILLQLNKVGTEELMKYEKKLSNQKENFKEILTAFLSYIRDTIIYKEIEEENIIINIDKLLSIKELANIFSFNKLNGIINIINDTRENLDRNVNPGLTFEVMLLKMQEV; translated from the coding sequence ATGAGTTTTGAGAGCATAATAGGTCATGATAATATAAAAAATCAAATAAGTAAATCTATAAATTTAGATAAACTATCGCATGCTCATCTTTTAGTTGGAGAGGATGGAATAGGAAAAAGTAAACTTGCAAGGAACATAGGGCTTAAGATTTTGGGAAAGAATAAAGATATGCAATACGCTGATTTAGTGGAATGGCATATAGAAAAAAATAAAAGTACTATAGGTGTAGGTTCTATAAGAACTTTAATTGAAGAAATTAATAAAAAACCCTATGAAGGGGATAAGAAAGTTATAATTATTTACGAAGCAGATAAAATGACGCCTCAAGCCCAAAATGCGTACTTAAAAACAATTGAAGAGCCACCTGTGAATGTGACTATACTTTTATTATGTGAAAACTTAGAAGTTATATTGGACACAATAAAATCAAGATGTCAAATCCACAAGCTAAAAAGTTTAACTGTAGATGAGATGGAAAAATTTCTAAAAATAAATTATCCGAATTTATCTTTAGAAGAAATAAAGGTTATTGTGGCCTTTAGTGATGGAATACCTGGAAAAGCAGAAAGATTTATTGGAGATAGTAATTTTAAGGATATTAGAAATATTACCTTGGAAATATTACTCCAGCTTAATAAAGTGGGAACTGAAGAGTTAATGAAGTATGAAAAGAAATTGTCCAATCAGAAGGAAAACTTTAAAGAAATATTAACTGCATTTCTTTCGTATATTAGGGACACTATAATATATAAAGAAATTGAAGAAGAAAATATAATTATTAACATAGATAAGTTATTAAGTATAAAAGAATTAGCCAATATATTTTCATTTAACAAATTAAATGGTATTATAAATATAATAAATGATACTAGAGAGAATTTGGATAGGAACGTTAACCCAGGGCTTACGTTCGAAGTAATGCTACTTAAGATGCAGGAGGTTTAA
- a CDS encoding stage 0 sporulation family protein, translating to MVTVIGVRFKKAGKIYYFSPNDIDIQKGNKVIVETVRGIEFGECVIGIKEIKEDAIVSPLKCVIRKATDADAEKDSENKRKEKEAYEVCLDKIHKHELDMKLIDVEYTFDNNKVIFYFTADGRVDFRELVKDLAAVFRTRIELRQIGVRDEAKMIGGLGPCGRSMCCSTFLGEFAPVSIKMAKEQNLSLNPTKISGICGRLMCCLNYEQDTYEKIRKTLPTIGSIVDTPYGRSQVIGNSVVKESVKIKIKLNGSDEEIVEVKIEDLTLISGSYEDAVIVEDIKLKLELVENEEDSYIIKELFKDN from the coding sequence ATGGTTACAGTAATAGGAGTAAGATTCAAAAAAGCTGGTAAAATATATTATTTTAGTCCGAATGATATAGATATTCAAAAGGGCAATAAGGTTATTGTTGAAACAGTAAGAGGTATAGAATTTGGAGAATGTGTTATTGGCATAAAGGAAATAAAAGAAGATGCTATAGTGTCTCCTCTCAAATGCGTTATTAGAAAGGCTACAGATGCAGATGCAGAAAAAGATTCAGAAAATAAAAGAAAAGAAAAGGAAGCCTATGAGGTTTGCTTAGATAAGATTCATAAACACGAACTTGATATGAAACTTATAGATGTAGAGTATACTTTTGATAATAATAAAGTTATATTTTACTTTACAGCAGATGGAAGAGTAGATTTTCGAGAACTCGTAAAGGATCTTGCGGCGGTGTTTAGAACAAGAATAGAGCTTAGGCAAATAGGCGTCAGAGATGAAGCAAAAATGATAGGTGGGCTTGGACCATGTGGTAGATCTATGTGTTGTTCTACTTTTTTAGGAGAATTTGCACCAGTGTCTATAAAAATGGCTAAAGAGCAAAACTTATCATTAAACCCTACAAAAATTTCAGGTATTTGTGGGAGACTTATGTGCTGTTTAAATTATGAGCAAGATACTTATGAAAAAATAAGAAAAACACTACCTACTATAGGATCCATAGTTGATACACCTTATGGTAGATCACAAGTTATCGGTAATAGCGTTGTAAAAGAATCTGTGAAAATTAAGATAAAACTTAATGGTAGCGATGAAGAAATAGTGGAGGTTAAAATTGAAGACCTAACATTAATTTCAGGAAGCTATGAAGATGCTGTAATTGTGGAGGACATTAAATTAAAATTAGAATTGGTTGAAAATGAAGAAGATTCATATATAATAAAAGAATTATTTAAAGATAATTAG
- a CDS encoding heavy-metal-associated domain-containing protein: MKSVIKVCNMNTSNDISNVNLAISNNQGVIACQINGESKEIEIIYDDYFVSLDNLIESIEDAGYAVI; encoded by the coding sequence ATGAAGTCAGTTATAAAAGTATGCAATATGAATACTTCAAATGATATTAGTAATGTTAATCTAGCAATATCAAATAATCAAGGAGTTATTGCTTGCCAAATAAATGGTGAAAGTAAAGAGATAGAAATAATATATGATGATTATTTTGTTTCATTGGATAACTTAATTGAATCCATTGAAGATGCCGGGTACGCCGTTATATAA
- a CDS encoding YkuS family protein — translation MKKVAVQNGLTAISDYLCKEGYKVREFDNRKKNAGNFLDKYDAVVVTGENQNFMGIEDTISSTPIIDATGMTAEEVAKRIEAKE, via the coding sequence ATGAAGAAAGTGGCAGTGCAAAATGGATTGACCGCAATTAGTGATTACTTATGCAAAGAAGGATATAAAGTGAGAGAATTTGATAACAGGAAAAAAAATGCAGGTAATTTTTTGGATAAGTATGATGCAGTTGTTGTAACTGGTGAAAATCAAAATTTTATGGGAATAGAGGATACTATTTCGAGCACCCCAATTATTGATGCAACTGGGATGACAGCTGAGGAAGTTGCCAAGCGAATAGAAGCAAAGGAATAG
- a CDS encoding LysM peptidoglycan-binding domain-containing protein produces MRMKKGIISVSTIVVVILGVFFALRFIGGSKTATNIKPTDDSIVQKSNEGLTNENEGSNLSTSETQQGIENTEGQSTNEMDVAYINDKTNVGIYTVKKDDTVFSIAKTYMPSQDKTKIVEFIKNRNSIDASYKISEGQKIVIPYEKTIETSKTVETDVNTSEYIIKKQDTLTSIAKVNMPTYAVKQAIEMIKETNKITDENNIKEGTHIYIPK; encoded by the coding sequence ATGAGAATGAAAAAAGGAATAATTAGTGTATCTACTATTGTTGTAGTAATCTTAGGAGTATTTTTTGCTTTAAGGTTTATTGGAGGATCCAAAACAGCTACTAATATAAAACCAACAGATGATAGTATAGTGCAAAAAAGTAATGAGGGATTAACAAATGAAAATGAAGGAAGTAATCTTAGCACTAGTGAAACACAGCAGGGAATTGAAAATACTGAGGGACAAAGTACTAATGAAATGGATGTTGCATATATAAATGACAAAACTAATGTTGGCATATATACTGTCAAAAAAGATGATACAGTATTTAGTATAGCAAAAACATATATGCCTAGTCAGGATAAAACTAAAATTGTAGAATTTATTAAAAATAGAAACAGTATAGATGCATCTTACAAAATTTCAGAGGGGCAGAAGATAGTAATTCCTTATGAAAAAACAATAGAAACATCAAAGACTGTGGAAACAGACGTTAATACTAGCGAATACATTATTAAAAAGCAAGATACCTTAACTTCAATTGCTAAAGTTAACATGCCTACTTATGCGGTAAAACAGGCTATAGAAATGATAAAAGAAACAAATAAAATTACAGATGAGAATAATATCAAAGAAGGAACACATATTTATATTCCTAAATAA
- a CDS encoding PIN domain-containing protein yields the protein MELILYPFKNMVFNKNSVLLDASFVLSLIYDDDIKHSDCLSCLKQLSEGGSEFYTTSIISAEVLNQILYKLFISDIESKINNISPYNSIDNVRAITNSFSRHDTKILKQRKEDRLIHIPYKRYFDNISKNSMRRNLLSIYYNKSVEIISELEKIINIKYLNISEGCISLVKNFMCENLLSVNDAFHLATAEYNNIDFLLTLDGDFLFAESSKMKILKI from the coding sequence ATGGAATTAATATTATATCCTTTTAAGAATATGGTTTTCAACAAAAATTCTGTATTATTAGATGCCTCTTTCGTGCTTAGCTTAATATATGATGACGATATTAAACATAGTGATTGTCTGTCATGCTTAAAGCAACTTTCTGAAGGCGGCTCCGAATTTTACACTACCAGTATCATATCTGCAGAAGTTTTAAATCAAATACTGTACAAATTATTCATTAGTGACATTGAATCTAAAATAAATAATATTAGCCCCTATAACTCAATTGACAACGTTAGGGCTATAACAAATAGCTTTAGCCGCCATGACACAAAAATATTAAAGCAAAGGAAAGAAGACAGACTTATTCATATTCCATATAAAAGGTATTTTGATAATATTTCTAAAAATTCCATGCGAAGAAATTTATTAAGTATATATTATAATAAGTCTGTAGAAATAATATCAGAACTTGAAAAAATTATAAATATAAAATATCTCAACATTTCTGAAGGTTGTATATCTCTAGTTAAAAATTTTATGTGCGAAAATTTATTATCTGTAAATGACGCTTTTCACCTAGCTACTGCGGAGTACAATAATATAGATTTTTTACTGACTTTGGACGGTGATTTTCTTTTTGCTGAAAGTAGTAAAATGAAAATACTTAAGATTTAA
- a CDS encoding tRNA1(Val) (adenine(37)-N6)-methyltransferase, with amino-acid sequence MEFLRNDETLDDLQLKGIQVIQKKDAFRFGVDAVLLANFAKVRKEAKVVDLCSGTGIIPFILAGKTTASDLIGIEIQEELVEMANRSVRFNDLDRKIKFIHGDLKDVELIKSISKVDIVTVNPPYKLQNSGLINLNDKNAIARHEICCTLEDVIIACRILLKDSGRVYMVHRPDRLVDILCTMRKHRIEPKRIRMVHPCVNKAPNIVLIEGQRDGGAFLKWETPLYVHTEDGGYTKEITDMYNSDTI; translated from the coding sequence ATGGAGTTTTTAAGAAATGATGAAACTTTAGATGATCTTCAACTAAAGGGTATTCAGGTTATACAAAAGAAAGATGCTTTCCGCTTTGGTGTGGATGCAGTACTACTTGCTAATTTTGCGAAAGTAAGAAAAGAGGCTAAAGTTGTTGATTTATGCAGCGGTACGGGCATAATTCCATTCATATTAGCTGGAAAAACAACTGCAAGCGATTTAATTGGTATAGAGATTCAAGAAGAACTTGTAGAGATGGCAAATCGTTCTGTAAGATTTAATGATTTAGACCGTAAAATTAAATTTATACATGGAGACTTAAAGGACGTAGAACTTATTAAAAGTATCTCCAAAGTAGACATTGTTACAGTTAATCCACCTTATAAACTTCAAAATTCAGGCTTAATAAATTTAAATGATAAAAATGCTATAGCAAGACATGAGATTTGTTGTACATTAGAAGACGTAATTATTGCATGTAGAATTCTACTAAAGGATAGTGGAAGGGTGTATATGGTACATAGACCTGATAGATTAGTTGATATTTTATGCACTATGAGGAAGCATAGAATCGAGCCTAAACGTATAAGAATGGTGCATCCTTGTGTAAATAAAGCACCAAACATTGTACTCATCGAGGGGCAAAGAGATGGAGGAGCCTTTTTAAAATGGGAGACACCCCTTTATGTTCATACAGAGGACGGCGGATATACTAAGGAAATTACTGATATGTACAATTCGGATACAATTTAA
- the rsmI gene encoding 16S rRNA (cytidine(1402)-2'-O)-methyltransferase, with translation MVGKLYLVPTPIGNLKDITLRALEVLQNVDIIAAEDTRQSLKLLNHFNIKKTLISYHQHNEQGKSENLIDQIKEGKNIAIISDAGSPGISDPGSVIVQRCIEQNIKFEVLPGATAITTALVYSGLDTTKFIFRGFLPRENKERKPIIDDLLNRSETLIFYEAPHRLLSTLEFLYENIGNRKISMCRELTKMYEEIIRLTLEQAIEYYKEKAPRGEYVLVIEGKSKEDIDKDEKAKWDTLTIEEHIEKYMNEGTDKKDAMKKVAKDRGMAKSEIYKHSLNI, from the coding sequence ATGGTAGGAAAATTATACTTAGTCCCAACCCCTATAGGGAATTTAAAGGATATTACACTTAGAGCACTAGAGGTGCTACAAAATGTAGATATAATAGCGGCAGAAGATACAAGGCAAAGCTTAAAACTCTTGAATCATTTTAATATAAAAAAAACACTTATAAGTTATCATCAACATAATGAACAAGGGAAAAGTGAAAATTTAATTGATCAGATAAAAGAAGGTAAAAACATAGCTATAATTAGTGATGCTGGCTCGCCCGGGATATCAGACCCTGGAAGTGTCATAGTTCAAAGGTGCATAGAGCAGAATATAAAATTCGAGGTGCTACCTGGAGCTACAGCAATAACTACTGCACTTGTATATTCCGGCCTTGATACTACAAAATTTATATTTAGAGGGTTTTTACCTAGAGAGAATAAAGAGAGAAAGCCTATTATAGATGATTTGTTAAATAGGAGTGAAACTTTAATTTTTTATGAGGCACCTCATAGACTTTTAAGTACTTTAGAATTCTTATATGAAAACATCGGAAATAGAAAAATATCAATGTGTAGAGAACTTACAAAAATGTATGAAGAAATAATTAGACTGACATTAGAACAAGCTATAGAATACTATAAAGAGAAAGCTCCTAGAGGAGAATATGTATTAGTAATAGAAGGTAAGAGTAAGGAAGATATAGATAAAGATGAAAAAGCAAAATGGGATACACTAACTATAGAGGAACATATAGAAAAGTATATGAATGAAGGAACGGATAAAAAAGATGCAATGAAAAAGGTTGCAAAGGATAGAGGTATGGCTAAATCTGAAATATATAAGCATTCATTGAACATTTAA